From a region of the Eriocheir sinensis breed Jianghai 21 chromosome 25, ASM2467909v1, whole genome shotgun sequence genome:
- the LOC127003406 gene encoding histidine decarboxylase-like, whose product MPRARCSNELSAIHSTATRKEDRSPSPITVMDTDEYRKRGKEMVEYIADYLETIRERRVFPDVKPGYMRDLVPDEAPEFPEPWQNIFNDVERVVMPGVTHWQSPYMHAYFPALNSFPSLLADMLADAINCLGFTWASSPACTELEIVVMDWLARMIGLPEHFLHSCKDSPGGGVIQTTASEATFVCLLAARTEAIQKYQEEDPELEDAEVNSRLVAYCSDQAHSSVEKAGLIGLVKMRYIESDDNLSMRGDKVVEAIQNDREKGLIPFFLCATLGTTGSCSFDNLQELGPICAQEELWMHVDAAYAGTAFICPEFRHLMAGIEYAHSLAFNPSKWMMVHFDCTAMWVKNSGSLHRTFNVEPIYLQHENTGLAIDYMHWQIGLSKRFRALKLWFVIRSFGVAGLQKHIREGVRMAQKFEAFVKSDPRFEIPATRHLGMVVFRLKGENDLTEKLLKKINSTGKLHCVPACLKGKYVIRFTVTSTYTTVDDLSRDWTIIRAVTSEVLSKTPAEEHKAKVFLKDTRKNPDFGTSLLLANSPMSPKIVNGSFAAIFDNNDVLFEFAKKLQQFKLDVQDSPGKAMRRRIRGMLMAGKQYSLDSRMDLVTTLVQSARPSDMPTMRENSLENPDYHDTGVQTDVTNSPSRGRSRSVDEGITTPDLKGITQQDAIEEGEGESSSPETDTTKESRAINGRVEGHLYRCNKCGAPITVQ is encoded by the exons ATCACCTTCGCCTATCACCGTGATGGACACTGACGAATACAGGAAGagag GCAAGGAGATGGTGGAGTACATCGCGGACTACCTTGAGACCATTCGTGAGCGGCGCGTGTTCCCCGATGTGAAGCCTGGCTACATGCGCGACCTGGTTCCCGACGAGGCGCCAGAGTTCCCCGAGCCCTGGCAGAACATCTTCAACGACGTGGAAAGAGTGGTCATGCCGGGG gTGACCCATTGGCAGTCCCCGTATATGCACGCCTACTTTCCCGCCCtcaactccttcccctccctgctgGCGGACATGCTGGCGGACGCGATCAACTGTCTCGGCTTCACCTGG gcCTCGTCCCCAGCCTGTACAGAGCTCGAGATCGTGGTCATGGACTGGCTGGCGCGCATGATAGGACTCCCCGAGCACTTCCTACACTCCTGCAAGGACTCTCCGGGCGGGGGGGTCAtccag accACAGCATCGGAGGCCACGTTCGTGTGTCTCCTGGCGGCGCGCACGGAGGCCATACAAAAGTACCAAGAGGAGGATCCTGAGCTGGAGGACGCCGAGGTCAACTCACGACTGGTTGCCTACTGCTCCGACCAG GCTCACTCGTCGGTGGAGAAGGCGGGTCTGATCGGCTTGGTCAAGATGAGGTACATTGAGAGTGACGATAACCTGAGTATGCGCGGCGATAAGGTTGTGGAGGCCATTCAGAACGATAGGGAAAAGGGCCTCATCCCCTTCTTC ctGTGCGCCACGCTGGGTACCACTGGGTCCTGCTCCTTTGATAACCTGCAAGAACTGGGACCTATCT gcgcCCAAGAGGAGCTGTGGATGCACGTGGATGCTGCGTACGCCGGGACCGCCTTCATCTGTCCGGAGTTTCGTCACCTGATGGCCGGGATCGAGTACGCGCACTCCCTCGCCTTCAACCCTTCGAAGTGGATGATGGTGCACTTCGATTGTACAGCCATGTG GGTGAAGAACAGCGGGTCCCTCCATCGTACCTTTAATGTGGAGCCAATCTACCTGCAGCACGAGAACACAG GTCTCGCTATCGATTATATG cACTGGCAGATCGGGCTCAGCAAAAGGTTCAGGGCGCTCAAATTGTGGTTCGTGATTCGTTCATTCGGAGTGGCGGGACTTCAGAAGCACATACGGGAG GGAGTTCGCATGGCCCAGAAGTTCGAGGCGTTCGTGAAATCTGACCCGCGGTTCGAGATCCCGGCCACGCGGCACCTGGGCATGGTGGTGTTCAGGCTCAAGGGGGAGAACGACCTCACCGAGAAGCTGCTCAAGAAAATCAACTCCACGGGGAAGCTGCACTGCGTCCCCGCCTGCCTCAAGGGGAAATACGTGATCAG GTTCACAGTGACCTCGACATACACCACCGTGGATGACCTCTCGCGGGACTGGACCATCATCAGAGCAGTGACCTCCGAGGTGCTGTCCAAGACCCCCGCGGAGGAGCACAAGGCTAAGGTGTTCCTCAAGG ACACGCGCAAGAACCCTGACTTCGGCACCTCGCTGCTCCTCGCCAACTCGCCTATGTCGCCCAAGATCGTCAACGGTTCCTTCGCCGCCATCTTCGACAACAATGACGTTCTCTTCGAGTTCGCCAAAAAGCTGCAGCAGTTCAAGCTCGACGTCCAGGACTCCCCCGGCAAGG CCATGCGTCGGCGTATTCGCGGGATGCTGATGGCGGGGAAGCAGTATTCATTGGACTCCCGCATGGACTTGGTGACGACCCTGGTGCAGTCCGCGAGGCCCAGCGATATGCCCACCATGAGGGAGAACAGCCTCGAGAACCCCGACTACCACGacaccg gcGTCCAGACCGACGTGACCAACAGTCCCTCCCGCGGCCGCTCCCGAAGTGTGGACGAGGGCATCACCACCCCAGACCTCAAGGGCATCACTCAGCAGGACGCCATCGAGGAGGGGGAGGGCGAGTCATCCTCCCCGGAGACAGATACAACAAAGGAATCCCGCGCGATCAACGGCAGGGTGGAGGGGCATCTCTACCGCTGCAACAAGTGTGGCGCCCCGATTACCGTGCAGTAG